A single region of the Nocardioides aquaticus genome encodes:
- a CDS encoding APC family permease, with protein sequence MGSTAADTQDHVIEEPELKRVMGPKLLLLFIVGDILGAGIYAVTGEMALEVGGVVWLPFLIAFGVATLTALSYLELVTKHPQAAGAALYAHKAFGVHFVTFLVAFAVICSGITSASTSANLLATNLLAGLDGVGWSVPQGQLAITGVALGFMLLLALVNLRGVGESVVFNVVLTLIEMLALVVVIGIGFAVMVRGDADMSRVVAFESDSDRGLFLAVTVATAIAFFAMVGFEDSVNMVEETHDPHGTFPKVMLTGLGIAVVFYVLVAISVIAVVPAGDLERVASQEGKVLLNVVRLGAPDLPIGTIFPFLTVVAVANTALINMLMASRLLYGMARQDVLPRSLGKVLPGRRTPWVGIAFSTVLALGLIVVVTVLAETSVITALSGTTALLLLGVFTVVNIACLVLRRDQDVPGGFRAPRWTPYAGAVASAFLMGPWARDREDWIQYSVGGGLLVLGVVLWGLTALVNRRARDRSARFDDVGSLGG encoded by the coding sequence ATGGGCTCGACCGCAGCCGACACCCAGGACCACGTCATCGAGGAGCCCGAGCTCAAGCGGGTGATGGGGCCCAAGCTCCTCCTTCTCTTCATCGTCGGCGACATCCTCGGTGCCGGCATCTACGCCGTGACCGGCGAGATGGCGCTCGAGGTCGGGGGCGTCGTCTGGCTGCCGTTCCTGATCGCCTTCGGGGTGGCCACCCTGACCGCGCTGTCCTACCTGGAGCTGGTCACCAAGCACCCGCAGGCCGCCGGCGCGGCGCTCTACGCCCACAAGGCGTTCGGCGTGCACTTCGTGACGTTCCTGGTCGCCTTCGCCGTGATCTGCTCGGGCATCACCAGCGCCTCGACCTCGGCGAACCTGCTGGCCACCAACCTGCTCGCCGGGCTCGACGGGGTCGGCTGGTCGGTGCCCCAGGGACAGCTGGCCATCACCGGCGTGGCGCTGGGCTTCATGCTGCTGCTGGCGCTGGTGAACCTGCGCGGGGTGGGGGAGTCGGTCGTCTTCAACGTCGTGCTGACCCTGATCGAGATGCTGGCGCTGGTCGTCGTGATCGGGATCGGCTTCGCGGTGATGGTGCGCGGCGACGCCGACATGTCGCGGGTGGTGGCCTTCGAGTCCGACTCCGACCGGGGCCTGTTCCTCGCCGTCACCGTCGCCACCGCCATCGCGTTCTTCGCCATGGTCGGCTTCGAGGACTCGGTCAACATGGTCGAGGAGACCCACGACCCGCACGGCACCTTCCCCAAGGTGATGCTCACCGGGCTCGGGATCGCGGTCGTCTTCTACGTGCTGGTCGCGATCTCGGTGATCGCGGTCGTGCCTGCGGGCGACCTCGAGCGGGTCGCCAGCCAGGAGGGGAAGGTGCTGCTGAACGTGGTCCGCCTCGGCGCGCCGGACCTCCCGATCGGCACGATCTTCCCGTTCCTGACCGTGGTCGCGGTGGCCAACACCGCCCTGATCAACATGCTGATGGCCAGCCGGCTGCTCTACGGCATGGCCCGCCAGGACGTGCTGCCGCGCTCGCTCGGCAAGGTGCTGCCGGGTCGTCGTACGCCCTGGGTCGGCATCGCCTTCTCGACCGTGCTGGCCCTCGGCCTGATCGTGGTCGTGACCGTGCTGGCCGAGACCTCGGTGATCACGGCGCTGTCCGGCACGACGGCGCTGCTGCTGCTGGGGGTGTTCACCGTGGTCAACATCGCCTGCCTGGTCCTGCGCCGCGACCAGGACGTGCCCGGTGGCTTCCGCGCCCCGCGCTGGACCCCGTACGCCGGGGCGGTGGCCTCCGCGTTCCTGATGGGCCCCTGGGCCCGGGACCGGGAGGACTGGATCCAGTACTCCGTCGGCGGGGGCCTGCTGGTCCTCGGCGTGGTCCTGTGGGGCCTCACCGCGCTGGTGAACCGCCGGGCCCGCGACCGCAGCGCCCGGTTCGACGACGTGGGCAGCCTCGGCGGCTGA
- a CDS encoding class II 3-deoxy-7-phosphoheptulonate synthase, translating into MSSFPDLAALHAIGAAQQPTYPDAAAVDAAVARLRRMPPLVFAGECDDLTAKMAAVSRGEAFLLQGGDCAETFDGVTAENVRNKLRVLLQMAVVLTYAGSVPVVKLGRLAGQYAKPRSSDLETREIDGEKITLPAYRGDAVNGFDFTEASRIPDPQRLLDVYNSSAATLNLVRAFVTGGYADLRQVHEWNTDFVRTSAAGQRYEQVAAEIDRAMSFMRAIGADPQELRRVDFHSSHEALLMEYEHAMTRIDSRTDEPYNVSGHFVWIGERTRQLDGAHVEYFRHIRNPIGCKLGPTATADDALDLAAKLNPDNTPGRLTFITRFGASKIRDGLPQLVEKVTAEGVNVAWVCDPMHGNTFESSTGYKTRRFDDVVDEVQGFFDVHRSLGTWPGGILVEMTGDDVTECIGGGEEIDEAGLAHRYESVVDPRLNRVQSLELAFLVAEMLRQA; encoded by the coding sequence GTGAGCAGCTTCCCCGACCTCGCGGCCCTGCACGCCATCGGCGCCGCGCAGCAGCCGACCTACCCCGACGCCGCGGCCGTCGACGCCGCCGTCGCGCGGCTGCGCCGGATGCCCCCGCTGGTGTTCGCCGGCGAGTGCGACGACCTGACCGCGAAGATGGCCGCGGTCAGCCGCGGCGAGGCGTTCCTGCTCCAGGGCGGCGACTGCGCGGAGACCTTCGACGGCGTCACCGCCGAGAACGTCCGCAACAAGCTGCGGGTGCTGCTCCAGATGGCCGTCGTGCTGACCTACGCCGGCTCCGTGCCGGTGGTCAAGCTCGGCCGGCTCGCCGGGCAGTACGCCAAGCCGCGCTCCTCTGACCTGGAGACCCGCGAGATCGACGGCGAGAAGATCACCCTGCCGGCCTACCGCGGCGACGCGGTCAACGGCTTCGACTTCACCGAGGCCTCCCGGATCCCCGACCCGCAGCGCCTGCTCGACGTCTACAACTCCTCCGCGGCCACCCTCAACCTGGTCCGCGCGTTCGTCACCGGCGGGTACGCCGACCTGCGCCAGGTCCACGAGTGGAACACCGACTTCGTGCGCACCTCCGCGGCCGGGCAGCGCTACGAGCAGGTCGCGGCCGAGATCGACCGCGCGATGTCCTTCATGCGCGCGATCGGGGCCGACCCCCAGGAGCTGCGCCGCGTCGACTTCCACTCCAGCCACGAGGCGCTGCTGATGGAGTACGAGCACGCGATGACGCGGATCGACTCGCGCACCGACGAGCCGTACAACGTCTCGGGCCACTTCGTGTGGATCGGTGAGCGCACCCGCCAGCTCGACGGCGCGCACGTGGAGTACTTCCGCCACATCCGCAACCCGATCGGCTGCAAGCTCGGCCCGACGGCCACGGCCGACGACGCGCTGGACCTCGCGGCGAAGCTGAACCCGGACAACACCCCGGGCAGGCTGACGTTCATCACCCGTTTCGGCGCCTCCAAGATCCGGGACGGCCTGCCGCAGCTGGTGGAGAAGGTCACCGCGGAGGGCGTCAACGTGGCCTGGGTCTGCGACCCGATGCACGGCAACACCTTCGAGTCGAGCACGGGCTACAAGACCCGCCGCTTCGACGACGTGGTCGACGAGGTGCAGGGCTTCTTCGACGTGCACCGTTCCCTGGGCACCTGGCCCGGCGGGATCCTGGTCGAGATGACCGGCGACGACGTCACCGAGTGCATCGGCGGGGGCGAGGAGATCGACGAGGCCGGCCTGGCCCACCGCTACGAGTCGGTGGTCGACCCGCGCCTGAACCGGGTGCAGTCCCTCGAGCTGGCCTTCCTCGTCGCGGAGATGCTGCGCCAGGCATGA
- a CDS encoding threonine aldolase family protein — protein MSDTSAALDGRPVDLRSDTVTRPTRAMRTAMAEAEVGDDVYGEDPTVLALEERVADLFGHEAALFVPTGSMGNVLAVRALVPVGRELLCESSSHVVRAELGAHAAYSGLTTRTWTHPRGLVDLDAVRGLHAPDLGPYFVPTAAVAVENTHNFAGGTVNPLGALQDLREWATGVGVAVHLDGARIWNAHVATGTPLREYGAVVDTLSVCLSKGLGAPIGSVLVGSRAVADEARVWRKRMGGGMRQVGILAAAGLHALEHHVERLADDHEHARLLAEAVGVDPAGVDTNIVVVPRSDAADFVLAAREQGVLVSAVGPTTVRLVTHLDVTRAQVDRAATVLGRLAAS, from the coding sequence ATGAGCGACACCTCTGCGGCCCTCGACGGCCGCCCGGTCGACCTGCGCTCGGACACCGTGACCCGCCCGACCCGGGCGATGCGCACGGCCATGGCCGAGGCCGAGGTCGGCGACGACGTCTACGGCGAGGACCCGACCGTGCTGGCCCTCGAGGAGCGGGTCGCGGACCTGTTCGGCCACGAGGCGGCGCTGTTCGTGCCGACCGGGTCGATGGGCAACGTGCTGGCCGTCCGGGCCCTCGTCCCGGTCGGGCGCGAGCTGCTCTGCGAGTCCTCCTCCCACGTGGTCCGCGCCGAGCTGGGCGCGCACGCGGCGTACTCGGGTCTGACGACCCGCACCTGGACCCACCCGCGCGGGCTGGTCGACCTGGACGCCGTCCGGGGCCTCCACGCCCCCGACCTCGGGCCGTACTTCGTGCCGACCGCGGCGGTCGCGGTCGAGAACACCCACAACTTCGCCGGCGGCACCGTCAACCCGCTGGGCGCCCTGCAGGACCTGCGCGAGTGGGCGACCGGGGTCGGGGTCGCGGTGCACCTGGACGGTGCCCGGATCTGGAACGCCCACGTCGCCACCGGGACGCCGCTGCGGGAGTACGGCGCCGTGGTCGACACCCTGAGCGTGTGCCTGTCCAAGGGCCTCGGCGCGCCGATCGGCTCGGTGCTGGTCGGCAGCCGCGCGGTGGCCGACGAGGCCCGGGTCTGGCGCAAGCGGATGGGCGGCGGGATGCGTCAGGTGGGGATCCTGGCCGCCGCCGGCCTGCACGCCCTCGAGCACCACGTCGAGCGGCTGGCCGACGACCACGAGCACGCCCGCCTGCTGGCCGAGGCCGTGGGCGTGGACCCCGCCGGGGTCGACACCAACATCGTGGTCGTGCCCCGCAGCGACGCGGCCGACTTCGTGCTCGCGGCCCGCGAGCAGGGCGTCCTGGTCTCGGCGGTCGGCCCCACCACGGTCCGCCTGGTCACCCACCTCGACGTCACCCGCGCGCAGGTCGACCGCGCCGCCACCGTCCTGGGGCGCCTGGCTGCGTCCTGA
- a CDS encoding deoxyribonuclease IV, with protein MRNPVGTHVPVGKGLVAGALARAEALGCETFQVFVGNPRGWALSAGDAAEDARFAAATAERGLRVFVHTPYLVNLGSPTTATVERSVALVAHNLARAVRMGAEGVVVHTGSYVDAQLGAQEAAARHAAALRQVGDALAPVLDTLTALGEDSPWLLLEPTAGQGRSLCAGVDDLPAYLDVLGRHPRVGLCLDTCHVFAAGAPLDEPGGAAATLDRVVELGGPDLLRLVHANDSKDARGSMRDRHERIGEGPLGLDAFRELLAHPATAGVPFVLETPGSNEPDDAQVRALQSLRP; from the coding sequence ATGCGCAACCCCGTCGGCACCCACGTCCCGGTCGGCAAGGGGCTCGTCGCCGGGGCGCTCGCGCGGGCCGAGGCGCTGGGCTGCGAGACGTTCCAGGTCTTCGTCGGCAACCCGCGCGGCTGGGCCCTCTCCGCCGGCGACGCCGCCGAGGACGCCCGCTTCGCCGCCGCCACCGCCGAGCGCGGCCTGCGGGTGTTCGTGCACACCCCGTACCTGGTCAACCTGGGCAGCCCGACCACCGCAACCGTCGAGCGGTCGGTCGCCCTGGTGGCGCACAACCTGGCCCGGGCCGTGCGGATGGGCGCCGAGGGCGTCGTGGTGCACACCGGGTCGTACGTCGACGCGCAGCTCGGCGCGCAGGAGGCCGCCGCGCGGCACGCCGCCGCGCTGCGCCAGGTCGGCGACGCCCTGGCGCCCGTCCTGGACACCCTGACGGCGCTGGGCGAGGACTCCCCCTGGCTGCTGCTCGAGCCGACCGCGGGCCAGGGCCGCAGCCTGTGCGCCGGCGTCGACGACCTCCCGGCGTACCTCGACGTCCTCGGGCGGCACCCGCGCGTCGGCCTGTGCCTCGACACCTGCCACGTCTTCGCGGCGGGCGCGCCGCTGGACGAGCCGGGGGGTGCGGCCGCGACCCTCGACCGGGTGGTCGAGCTGGGCGGGCCGGACCTGCTGCGGCTGGTGCACGCCAACGACTCGAAGGACGCACGGGGCTCGATGCGCGACCGTCACGAGCGGATCGGCGAGGGGCCGCTGGGACTGGACGCCTTCCGCGAGCTGCTCGCCCACCCGGCGACCGCGGGCGTCCCGTTCGTCCTGGAGACGCCGGGGTCGAACGAGCCCGACGACGCCCAGGTCAGGGCGCTCCAGTCGCTGCGCCCCTGA
- a CDS encoding PDZ domain-containing protein: MNQRLIAALVAAPLVVVLVLVAALVPLPFATYEPGDTFDVLAEDGGSEIIQVDGAKVYRDDGQLRMTTVLVSVPGQRKSLFDVVGTWWDDDDAVYPYDAIYGEEDTAEESDIEGQVEMVSSQDTATAVALRELGYDVPTRIQVSYVDEDTPADGVLQARDVVLQAAGERVRTGDDIVEAVQATPAGDTLSLTVARGDDERQVEVTPEQVDGEQRIGVRIGLGFDLPVDVQVNIPPAIGGPSAGLMFALAIYDTLTPGSLTDGRSIAGTGTIGPDGAVGPIGGIAQKVAGARADGAGLFLVPPANCEDALAADNGAMRLARADTFEAGLEAVQDWTADPDADLPSCEDAG; the protein is encoded by the coding sequence GTGAACCAGCGACTGATTGCCGCCCTCGTCGCGGCGCCGCTGGTCGTGGTCCTGGTCCTGGTGGCCGCCCTGGTGCCGCTGCCGTTCGCGACCTACGAGCCCGGTGACACCTTCGACGTCCTCGCCGAGGACGGCGGCTCCGAGATCATCCAGGTCGACGGCGCCAAGGTCTACCGCGACGACGGCCAGCTGCGGATGACGACCGTGCTGGTCTCGGTCCCGGGGCAGCGCAAGAGCCTGTTCGACGTCGTCGGCACCTGGTGGGACGACGACGACGCGGTCTACCCCTACGACGCGATCTACGGCGAGGAGGACACCGCCGAGGAGAGCGACATCGAGGGCCAGGTCGAGATGGTCTCCTCCCAGGACACCGCCACCGCCGTCGCGCTGCGCGAGCTCGGGTACGACGTGCCGACCCGGATCCAGGTCAGCTACGTCGACGAGGACACCCCCGCCGACGGGGTGCTGCAGGCGCGCGACGTCGTGCTGCAGGCGGCGGGGGAGCGCGTGCGCACCGGCGACGACATCGTCGAGGCGGTCCAGGCCACCCCGGCCGGGGACACGCTGAGCCTGACCGTCGCGCGCGGCGACGACGAGCGCCAGGTCGAGGTCACCCCCGAGCAGGTCGACGGCGAGCAGCGGATCGGCGTCCGGATCGGCCTCGGGTTCGACCTGCCGGTCGACGTCCAGGTCAACATCCCGCCGGCCATCGGAGGGCCCAGCGCCGGGCTGATGTTCGCGCTGGCCATCTACGACACCCTGACCCCCGGCTCGCTGACCGACGGCAGGTCGATCGCCGGCACCGGCACGATCGGTCCGGACGGCGCCGTCGGTCCGATCGGCGGCATCGCCCAGAAGGTCGCCGGCGCCCGCGCCGACGGCGCCGGGCTCTTCCTGGTCCCCCCGGCGAACTGCGAGGACGCCCTCGCCGCCGACAACGGCGCGATGCGGCTCGCCCGCGCCGACACCTTCGAGGCCGGCCTGGAGGCGGTCCAGGACTGGACCGCCGACCCCGACGCCGACCTCCCCTCCTGCGAGGACGCCGGATGA
- a CDS encoding PPA1309 family protein, producing MTDDVPQPTPPGELQADVDPALASAVLEIEQHVATAGWDQPARLYALVETARLVAGEPELAAAMGLDDSAAAGSLTPVEQEDLRADLPLEQQLEQIGWPEGVAGCAAVVERFVLPPGVDDDLPDDPAAQAEFARTHPDRQELRMVAGATRHGATYCVLRFRSHDDDAAVVGGTDLVPGLLALVRETLAEDGADDGAAAASGGLSG from the coding sequence ATGACCGACGACGTGCCCCAGCCCACCCCGCCCGGCGAGCTCCAGGCCGACGTCGACCCGGCGCTGGCCTCGGCCGTGCTGGAGATCGAGCAGCACGTCGCCACCGCCGGCTGGGACCAGCCCGCACGGCTCTACGCCCTGGTCGAGACCGCCCGGCTGGTCGCCGGCGAGCCCGAGCTGGCGGCCGCGATGGGCCTGGACGACTCCGCCGCGGCCGGGTCGCTGACACCGGTCGAGCAGGAGGACCTGCGTGCCGACCTGCCCCTGGAGCAGCAGCTGGAGCAGATCGGCTGGCCCGAGGGCGTCGCCGGCTGCGCCGCGGTGGTCGAGCGGTTCGTGCTCCCCCCGGGCGTCGACGACGACCTGCCCGACGACCCGGCCGCCCAGGCCGAGTTCGCCCGCACCCACCCCGACCGCCAGGAGCTGCGGATGGTGGCCGGGGCGACCCGCCACGGGGCGACGTACTGCGTGCTGCGGTTCCGCTCCCACGACGACGACGCCGCGGTCGTGGGTGGCACCGACCTCGTGCCGGGCCTGCTGGCGCTGGTGCGCGAGACCCTGGCCGAGGACGGGGCCGACGACGGCGCCGCGGCCGCGTCCGGGGGCCTGTCAGGGTGA
- a CDS encoding UPF0182 family protein, which produces MSELFDDEDPRRTAPPPPPGPSRRAKALLVTAGILVVLFFALTAFAALYTDRLWFSSVGYTEVFSTLLWTRVGLFVVFGVLMAVVVGLNMALAFRFRPTTRIATPDQNNLERYRQTIAPVRRLLLVGVAAVIGIFAGTSALGQWREYLLWRNGTDFGSTDAYFDRDIGFFVFDLPWLHFVTDFAMALMVVSALAAGLVHYLYGGIRLQAKRDKISGAAQVQLSVLLGIFVLAKAADYFLDRYDLVLQDGNLFTGMHNTDFNAVLPARNILAGIALVCALLFFVNVWRRTWQLPAVGLALLVLSSILMGMIWPAVVQQFQVKPSEADQEAEFIAANIDATRQAYDLEDVEPQEYTSEASVNASAAQGVAGSISSVPLVDPQLVRRTFEQRQQARNYYSVAPVLDVDRYIIDGVDRALVLGARELDQTGIPEADQNWSNLHTVYTHGDGIIAAYANQRPKNNSAEQTVATEADPEASSTDTADGAVWAEGIESTQDDLTELSDGYESRIYFGEQSPSYSIVGKASENAEDVELGLAGTTADQTTTYDGEGGVEVGSLFHQLLYAVKFGEPNFLLSGRVNENSKLLYDRAPSERIQKVAPWLTLDSDAYPAIVDGRVLWIVDGYTTTDQFPNAQRESFDTMTDDSLQDATPGFQTVPTDEINYMRQAVKATVDAYDGTVTLYAWDEEDPILQAWTSIFPDSVEPKSAISDELLEHLRYPEDLFKAQRYQYARYHVTDPVDFYQGNNRWAVPDDPNVDGALQPPYRLFTGLPAAEGEEVEGADEADPNAAVAEQTWSLTSTFVPFEREVLASFVSVNSDATSDEFGQMTVLELQDPNTPGPGIIANEFSQDPEVVSSLLPYRGTGAAEPSFGNLLTLPVQNGLIYIEPIYAQRSASESAYPILQFVTVSYGGEVGIDTTLTGALANAFGVDEIGSTDQAPGTGTGGGNGGNGGGNGGGGGGQAEDPGTLDEQILDTLREAQQAFDDADAAAADGDPVEYARLVVVAQNLISDATALADERDAAAGDPAAGE; this is translated from the coding sequence GTGAGCGAGCTCTTCGACGACGAGGACCCGCGCCGGACCGCGCCGCCCCCGCCGCCCGGCCCCTCCCGCCGCGCCAAGGCGCTGCTGGTCACCGCCGGCATCCTGGTGGTGCTCTTCTTCGCGCTGACGGCCTTCGCCGCGCTCTACACCGACCGGTTGTGGTTCTCCTCCGTGGGCTACACCGAGGTCTTCTCGACCCTGCTGTGGACCCGCGTCGGGCTGTTCGTGGTCTTCGGCGTCCTGATGGCCGTCGTGGTCGGGCTCAACATGGCCCTGGCCTTCCGGTTCCGCCCCACCACGCGGATCGCGACCCCGGACCAGAACAACCTCGAGCGCTACCGCCAGACCATCGCGCCCGTACGCCGGCTGCTGCTCGTCGGCGTCGCCGCGGTGATCGGCATCTTCGCCGGCACCTCCGCGCTGGGCCAGTGGCGCGAGTACCTCCTGTGGCGCAACGGCACCGACTTCGGCAGCACCGACGCCTACTTCGACCGCGACATCGGGTTCTTCGTCTTCGACCTGCCGTGGCTGCACTTCGTCACCGACTTCGCGATGGCCCTGATGGTCGTCTCGGCGCTCGCCGCCGGCCTCGTGCACTACCTGTACGGCGGGATCCGCCTCCAGGCCAAGCGCGACAAGATCTCCGGCGCCGCGCAGGTCCAGCTGTCGGTCCTGCTCGGCATCTTCGTGCTGGCCAAGGCCGCCGACTACTTCCTGGACCGCTACGACCTGGTCCTCCAGGACGGCAACCTGTTCACCGGGATGCACAACACCGACTTCAACGCGGTGCTCCCGGCGCGCAACATCCTGGCCGGCATCGCGCTGGTCTGCGCCCTGCTGTTCTTCGTCAACGTGTGGCGCCGCACCTGGCAGCTGCCGGCCGTCGGGCTGGCGCTGCTGGTGCTGTCCTCGATCCTGATGGGGATGATCTGGCCCGCCGTGGTCCAGCAGTTCCAGGTCAAGCCCTCGGAGGCCGACCAGGAGGCCGAGTTCATCGCCGCCAACATCGACGCCACCCGGCAGGCCTACGACCTGGAGGACGTCGAGCCTCAGGAGTACACCTCCGAGGCCTCGGTCAACGCCTCGGCCGCCCAGGGCGTCGCCGGGTCGATCTCCTCGGTGCCGCTGGTCGACCCGCAGCTGGTCCGACGGACCTTCGAGCAGCGCCAGCAGGCCCGCAACTACTACTCCGTGGCCCCGGTCCTCGACGTCGACCGCTACATCATCGACGGGGTCGACCGCGCGCTCGTCCTCGGCGCCCGCGAGCTCGACCAGACCGGCATCCCCGAGGCCGACCAGAACTGGTCCAACCTGCACACCGTCTACACCCACGGCGACGGCATCATCGCCGCCTACGCCAACCAGCGCCCCAAGAACAACAGCGCCGAGCAGACGGTGGCCACCGAGGCCGACCCCGAGGCCTCGAGCACCGACACCGCCGACGGCGCCGTGTGGGCCGAGGGCATCGAGAGCACGCAGGACGACCTCACCGAGCTGAGCGACGGCTACGAGAGCCGGATCTACTTCGGCGAGCAGTCCCCGTCGTACTCCATCGTCGGCAAGGCCAGCGAGAACGCCGAGGACGTCGAGCTCGGCCTGGCCGGCACGACCGCCGACCAGACCACGACCTACGACGGCGAGGGCGGTGTCGAGGTCGGCAGCCTCTTCCACCAGCTGCTCTACGCGGTGAAGTTCGGCGAGCCGAACTTCCTGCTGTCGGGCCGCGTCAACGAGAACTCCAAGCTGCTCTACGACCGCGCCCCCAGCGAGCGGATCCAGAAGGTCGCCCCGTGGCTGACCCTGGACAGCGACGCCTACCCCGCGATCGTCGACGGCCGGGTGCTGTGGATCGTGGACGGCTACACCACGACCGACCAGTTCCCCAACGCCCAGCGCGAGTCGTTCGACACGATGACCGACGACTCGCTGCAGGACGCGACACCGGGCTTCCAGACGGTGCCGACCGACGAGATCAACTACATGCGCCAGGCCGTGAAGGCCACCGTGGACGCCTACGACGGCACGGTCACGCTCTACGCCTGGGACGAGGAGGACCCCATCCTCCAGGCGTGGACGTCGATCTTCCCCGACAGCGTCGAGCCGAAGTCGGCGATCTCGGACGAGCTGCTGGAGCACCTGCGCTACCCCGAGGACCTGTTCAAGGCCCAGCGCTACCAGTACGCCCGCTACCACGTGACCGACCCGGTCGACTTCTACCAGGGCAACAACCGCTGGGCGGTGCCGGACGACCCGAACGTCGACGGCGCGCTGCAGCCGCCGTACCGCCTCTTCACGGGGCTCCCCGCCGCCGAGGGCGAGGAGGTCGAGGGCGCCGACGAGGCCGACCCGAACGCCGCCGTGGCCGAGCAGACGTGGTCGCTGACCTCGACGTTCGTGCCCTTCGAGCGCGAGGTGCTCGCCTCCTTCGTGTCGGTCAACTCCGACGCCACGTCGGACGAGTTCGGCCAGATGACCGTCCTCGAGCTCCAGGACCCGAACACCCCGGGCCCCGGCATCATCGCCAACGAGTTCAGCCAGGACCCGGAGGTCGTCTCCAGCCTGCTGCCGTACCGCGGGACCGGCGCCGCCGAGCCCAGCTTCGGCAACCTGCTGACGCTGCCGGTGCAGAACGGCCTGATCTACATCGAGCCGATCTACGCCCAGCGCTCGGCCTCCGAGTCGGCCTACCCGATCCTGCAGTTCGTGACGGTCTCGTACGGCGGCGAGGTCGGCATCGACACCACGCTGACCGGTGCGCTGGCCAACGCCTTCGGGGTCGACGAGATCGGCAGCACCGACCAGGCCCCGGGCACCGGGACCGGCGGTGGCAACGGTGGCAACGGCGGCGGCAACGGCGGGGGAGGTGGCGGCCAGGCCGAGGACCCCGGCACCCTCGACGAGCAGATCCTGGACACGCTCCGCGAGGCACAGCAGGCCTTCGACGACGCCGACGCCGCGGCCGCCGACGGTGACCCGGTGGAGTACGCCCGCCTGGTCGTCGTGGCGCAGAACCTGATCTCCGACGCCACCGCCCTGGCCGACGAGCGCGACGCCGCCGCGGGTGACCCGGCCGCCGGGGAGTGA
- a CDS encoding helix-turn-helix domain-containing protein: MSVSTKALGRAIRGFREDMDLSQQQLGERAGYSKGPGAGVSISRVESGQMRPGAARLQRIAGTLGVSMDVLAEAAERLAPDVEAEERARLDQGAASSDAGSTSGLPIRQRVGVLQDAIDQRMKAVGALSDRFNVAHDRARDEFFLPFVTVAGGIYGAPRPSEPESLEDDELADPEVVAEYRLSVTTSRVAHNIGASAGGAAFGGALGGAAAYGTFTAAAMFGTASTGAALSGLSGAAATSATFAYLGGGSLAAGGAGIAGGIGVLAGIVAVPAAALGLGGYLWMSRRNKQKERAAQAKLGEAEAALLATQGGYEALLEAIAVATDVLDYVGTHAGHAQRRWGQSLVPPLRWAELSESNRQQYLGFLTIAACQISVANLNFSALSAAQGAELDILLRSTRENLAHARRAVESLV, translated from the coding sequence ATGAGTGTGTCGACGAAGGCTCTGGGGCGAGCCATCCGAGGCTTCCGCGAAGACATGGACCTCAGCCAGCAGCAGCTCGGCGAGAGGGCGGGTTACAGCAAGGGCCCGGGTGCGGGGGTTTCGATTTCGCGAGTCGAGTCGGGGCAGATGAGGCCGGGGGCCGCCCGACTTCAACGAATCGCAGGGACCCTCGGGGTCTCGATGGATGTCCTTGCCGAGGCTGCAGAGCGACTCGCGCCGGACGTGGAAGCGGAGGAACGCGCCCGGCTGGATCAGGGGGCGGCGAGCTCGGATGCCGGTTCCACTTCAGGCCTGCCGATCAGGCAGCGGGTCGGTGTGCTTCAGGACGCGATCGACCAGCGCATGAAGGCCGTCGGAGCGCTCAGCGATCGGTTCAACGTGGCACACGACCGAGCCCGCGACGAGTTCTTCCTGCCGTTCGTGACGGTCGCGGGCGGCATCTACGGCGCCCCGCGTCCGAGTGAGCCGGAGAGCCTCGAAGACGACGAGTTGGCTGATCCGGAGGTGGTCGCTGAGTATCGATTGAGCGTGACCACTAGTCGGGTTGCCCACAACATCGGCGCCAGCGCCGGCGGTGCGGCGTTCGGTGGCGCTCTGGGAGGCGCGGCGGCGTACGGAACGTTCACCGCGGCGGCGATGTTCGGGACGGCGTCCACGGGTGCCGCGTTGTCGGGGCTCAGCGGAGCGGCCGCCACCAGCGCCACCTTCGCCTACTTGGGTGGGGGGAGCCTCGCCGCCGGGGGTGCCGGCATAGCCGGCGGAATCGGCGTTCTCGCTGGGATCGTGGCCGTCCCCGCCGCAGCGCTCGGGTTGGGCGGCTACTTGTGGATGTCGCGACGCAACAAGCAGAAGGAGCGGGCAGCCCAGGCGAAGCTCGGCGAGGCCGAAGCTGCCCTGCTCGCCACACAGGGTGGCTACGAAGCCCTCCTAGAAGCGATCGCCGTGGCTACGGACGTGCTCGACTACGTCGGTACTCACGCAGGGCACGCACAGCGCCGTTGGGGCCAGAGCCTGGTTCCTCCGCTCCGGTGGGCGGAGTTGTCGGAGTCAAATCGTCAGCAGTACCTAGGCTTTCTCACGATAGCCGCGTGCCAAATCTCGGTGGCGAACCTCAACTTCTCAGCTTTGTCCGCCGCCCAGGGTGCGGAACTCGACATCCTTCTCCGGTCAACGCGGGAGAATCTGGCCCACGCGCGTAGGGCCGTGGAGAGCCTGGTCTGA